From Chloroflexota bacterium:
CGGACTCCTCATAAGGGTCCTTGGCTCTGTCCAGTGAGTCCTGGGCCGAGGCGAGGGCGGCCTTGGCGGAGGCGACCTGGGCCTGGGCGCGGGCGGTATCGGACTCCTTGTAGGGGTCTTTGGCTTTGTCCAGTGCGTCCTGGGCTGAGGCGAGGGCGGCCTTGGCGGAGGCGACCTGGGCCTGGGCGCGGGCGATATCGGCATCTTTATAGGGGTTTTCGGCCTTATCCAGGGCATAGCGGGCATTTGCCAGGTTGGCCTCGGCCTGGCGGACGGCCCCTTCCAGGGGGGCCATCTCCAGGCGGGCAAGCACCTGCCCTTTCCTTACCTCCTGGCCCACCTCCGCCAGGAGCTCCTGCAGGTTGCCGGGGCTGGCGAAGGCCAGCTTCTGCTGGTTGGGCAGGTTGAGGTTGCCGCTGGCCATGACCATGACCTCCAGATTGCCCCGCCTGACCTCCACCTCCTGGGCGGTGGGGGTGGGGGTGGGAGCGGGGCGAAAAATCCGGCAGGAAAAGAGCCCGGCCAGGGAAAGGAGGAGGAGAAGAACACAGACCTTCTTGCTTATAGCCATCATATTATTGATGATAACCTCCCTAGAAGCTAGCGGGGCCGACCCAGGGGCATAATATACAGGGGTCGGGTAGCTTTTTCCAGGCCCAGGACGCGGGAGACCTCCTCGTCATCAAAGGCCCCCACCATCACGGTGCCCAGGCCCAGGGCCAGGGCCTGGAGGTGGACATTCTGTCCTATGTGTCCCACCTCAAAGTGGACATACATCTCCCCCCTCTTGCCGTACTGGGCCGTGGTCCTCTCGTAGATGGCGCAGACCACCAGGTCCACCGGCGCCTCCCGGAGGAACCTCTCGTTCAGGGCGGCGGCGGCCAGCTCTGCCCTCTTGTCCCCGCTGGCGAGAAGGTGGAGGGCGTGGGCTTCCGGCTCATAGTGGTAGATGCCTTCTGCCAGGCCCTCCACCCCGTCTTTGCCCACGACCCCATAGAGCTCCAGGGGATAGGTGGCCCCGGCGGAGGGGACGGCCCTCTTCCAGCCGCTGGTGAGGCCCTGGCATGCCCAGAGGACCTGCCCTAGCTGGGCCAGGGTGAGGGGCTGGGGGGAGTAGCGCCGGAGGGAGCGGCGGCGGGAAATGGCCGTCTCCACCGAAAGGATCCCGGTGGTGGCGGGAGGGGGGAGGGGGACGGGGTTCACCCCTTTACTACCCCGATGGGGCGGGCCTTGGCCACCTTGCGGGAGAGGCCGGCGTTGTGGGCCACCTCCACCACCTGGGCCACATCCTTGTAGGCGCTGGAGAACTCCTCGGCCAGGCCGGACCAGCTCCCTGTTTTTACCGTGATGCCCCGGCGGGCCAGCTCCTGGGCCACATCATGTCCCCTCAGGCTCCTCTTAGCGGCGGCCCGGCTCTGCAGCCTCCCCGCCCCGTGGCAGGTGGAGCCGAAGGCCTCCTTCATCCCCTGCTCTGTGCCCACGGCCACAAAGGAATACCGGCCCATATCTCCAGGGATAAGCACCGGCTGTCCCACTTTCTGGTAGCGGGCAGGGACGTCGGGGTGTCCAGGGGGGAAGGCCCGTGTGGCCCCCTTGCGGTGGACCACCAGGGTGAGCTTCTGTCCGTCGACCCTGTGCTCTTCCACCTTGGCGATGTTGTGGGCCACATCATAGACCATCCTCATCCCCAGCTCCTGGGGGCTTCTCTTGAAGACCTGGCTGAAGCTCTCCCTGGCCCAGTGGGCCATGGCCTGGCGGTTGGCCCAGGCGTAGTTGGCGGCAGAAGCCATGGCGGCGAAGTAGCTCTGGCCCTCGGGCGAGGAGAAGGGGGCACAGGCCAACTGGCGGTCGGGGAGCTGTATGCCGTAGCGGCGGGCAGCCTCCTCCATCACTTTCAGGTAGTCATCACATACCTGGTGGCCCAGGCCCCGGGAGCCGGAGTGGATAAGGAGCAGGACTTGCCCCACCCGCTCAATGCCCATGGCCCTGGCGGCCGCCGGGTCGTAGACCTCCTCCAGGACCCCCACCTCCAGGAAGTGGTTACCGGAGCCCAGGGTGCCTATCTGGGGCAGACCCCGGTCTTTGGCCCGGGCACTGACCCTGTCCGGGTCGGCCCCCTTCATGGCACCGCTTTCTTCTGTGGCCTCCAGGTCTTCCGCCCAGCCGTAGCCCTTCTCCACCGCCCAGCGGGCCCCGTGGAGCAGGACCTTGTCCAGCTCCCTCTTGTCCACCCTTATCCGCCCCGAGGTCCCCAGCCCTGAAGGGATATCGCTGTAGAGGCGGTTGACCAGCTCTTCAATCTTGGGCTGGACCTCCTCCCGGGACAGACTGGTGGTGAGGAGGCGGACCCCGCAGTTGATGTCATAGCCCACCCCGCCAGGGGAGATGACACCGTCCCTGGCCCTCATGGCGGCCACCCCCCCGATGGGGAAGCCGTAGCCCCAGTGGATATCGGGCATGGCCATGGAGTAGCTTACTATCCCGGGGAGAAAGGCCACATTGGCCACCTGCTCCAGCGCCTGCTCCTCTTTTGTCTCTTCCAGCAAGGCCTCGGAGGAGTAGATGAGGCCGGGGACCAGCATCCCCGGCTTGTAGCTCTGGGGTATTTCCCAGCGATAGTCGTCCCTTTTCTTCAGGGGCCCCTCCCAGCGAGGCATGGTCCCTCCTTTCTAGATGTCAAACAGGACCTGGACCCGGTAGCCGTCCCCCTTCTCTACCTTGAGCATGTGGTGGGTTGCCGCCTTGACCCCAATCTTGATGGGGTGGCGGGAAAGGTCGGCCTTCTCGCCGTAGGCCCGGGCCACAAGGCGGGTGGGCTGAAACTCCTGGAACTCAAAGCGGGAGAAAAGCAGGTTCTCCACATCAAAGAGGTATATGAGCCCGTTGAGCCACTCCACCAGGAGCCCCTCCGGGTCTTCGGCCTGCAATACCAGCTCCCGGCTGGTTATCTCCTTCACGGTCTCCGGGTCGGTTATCAGGCTGAAGAGGCCCAGGGCGGCGCTGGCGAAGGCCTCCTCCAGCCCCTTGCCATGGGCCACAATGCCTATATCAGCGGTGTGCTCTATGACCTCAAACCCCACATGGACATTATAGCTTAACAGGGGGGAGGGGGCAGCCCGGAAGGGAGCTGCAGGTTTAGACTGGCCAAAACCGCAAGCGTATCACCCGGCATTACGGAGCCAGCCCAACCCCCTGGTGGCCCCCAAGCGTCCCAACTCCGCCGGTTGAGGGAAACGGGAGTCCCGGACCGGAAGCCAGGGGCTGTGTCACCAGCGAAGACGTCATTGTAACTAATTGGAATCATTTTTTTATTGACTATTATCTAGCCCGTACCTTATACTGACTGGTTGGTGAACAATTTCACTAAAGGAGAGAAATAAGGATGAGTTCAGTCAAGCAGGGGCAGAAAGGAACAACGCGAAGGGAGTTCGTCAAGGGGGCCGCCGGTGTTGCCGGGGTGGCCGCTGTGGGGGCACTGGCCAGCTGTGTGCCTCTTACACCAGTTGCGCCTGCCTCAGCAA
This genomic window contains:
- a CDS encoding SagB/ThcOx family dehydrogenase gives rise to the protein MNPVPLPPPATTGILSVETAISRRRSLRRYSPQPLTLAQLGQVLWACQGLTSGWKRAVPSAGATYPLELYGVVGKDGVEGLAEGIYHYEPEAHALHLLASGDKRAELAAAALNERFLREAPVDLVVCAIYERTTAQYGKRGEMYVHFEVGHIGQNVHLQALALGLGTVMVGAFDDEEVSRVLGLEKATRPLYIMPLGRPR
- a CDS encoding RtcB family protein — encoded protein: MPRWEGPLKKRDDYRWEIPQSYKPGMLVPGLIYSSEALLEETKEEQALEQVANVAFLPGIVSYSMAMPDIHWGYGFPIGGVAAMRARDGVISPGGVGYDINCGVRLLTTSLSREEVQPKIEELVNRLYSDIPSGLGTSGRIRVDKRELDKVLLHGARWAVEKGYGWAEDLEATEESGAMKGADPDRVSARAKDRGLPQIGTLGSGNHFLEVGVLEEVYDPAAARAMGIERVGQVLLLIHSGSRGLGHQVCDDYLKVMEEAARRYGIQLPDRQLACAPFSSPEGQSYFAAMASAANYAWANRQAMAHWARESFSQVFKRSPQELGMRMVYDVAHNIAKVEEHRVDGQKLTLVVHRKGATRAFPPGHPDVPARYQKVGQPVLIPGDMGRYSFVAVGTEQGMKEAFGSTCHGAGRLQSRAAAKRSLRGHDVAQELARRGITVKTGSWSGLAEEFSSAYKDVAQVVEVAHNAGLSRKVAKARPIGVVKG
- a CDS encoding archease; the protein is MGFEVIEHTADIGIVAHGKGLEEAFASAALGLFSLITDPETVKEITSRELVLQAEDPEGLLVEWLNGLIYLFDVENLLFSRFEFQEFQPTRLVARAYGEKADLSRHPIKIGVKAATHHMLKVEKGDGYRVQVLFDI